The Bos javanicus breed banteng chromosome 21, ARS-OSU_banteng_1.0, whole genome shotgun sequence genome includes a region encoding these proteins:
- the SLC25A21 gene encoding mitochondrial 2-oxodicarboxylate carrier isoform X1 → MNKASGGDGIPVELFQILKDDAVKVLHSMCQQIWKTQQWPQDWKRSVFIPIPKKGNAKECSNYRTIALISHASKGMLKILQARLQQYVNRELPDVQAGFRKGRGTRDQIANIRWIMEKAREFQKKIYFCFIDYAKAFDCVDHSKLWKILKEMGIPDHLICLLRNLYAGQEATVRTGHGTTDWFQIGKGVHQGCILSPCLFNLYAEYIMRNAGLEETQAGIKTAGRNINNLRYADDTTLMAESEEELKTLLMKVKEESEKVGLKLNIQKTKIMASGPITSWEIDGETVETVSDFIFLGSKITADGDCIHEIQGRLLLGKKVMTNLDSIFKSRDITLPTKVCLVKVIVFPVVMYGCESWTVKKAER, encoded by the coding sequence atgaacaaagctagtggaggtgatggaattccagttgagctatttcaaatcctgaaagatgatgctgtgaaagtgctgcactcaatgtgccagcaaatttggaaaactcagcagtggccacaggactggaaaaggtcagttttcattccaatcccaaagaaaggcaatgccaaagaatgctcaaactaccgcacaattgcactcatctcacacgctagtaaaggaatgctcaaaattctccaagccaggcttcagcaatacgtgaaccgtgaacttcctgatgttcaagctggttttagaaaaggtagaggaaccagagatcaaattgccaacatccgctggatcatggaaaaagcaagagagttccagaaaaagatctatttctgctttattgactatgccaaagcctttgactgtgtggatcacagtaaactgtggaaaattctgaaagagatgggaataccagaccacctgatctgcctcttgagaaatttgtatgcaggtcaggaagcaacagttagaactggacatggaacaacagactggttccaaataggaaaaggagtacatcaaggctgtatattgtcaccctgcttatttaacttatatgcagagtacatcatgagaaatgctggactggaagaaacacaagctggaatcaagactgccgggagaaatatcaataacctcagatatgcagatgacaccacccttatggcagaaagtgaagaggaactaaagaccctcttgatgaaagtgaaagaggaaagtgaaaaagttggtttaaagctcaacattcagaaaacgaagatcatggcatctggtcccatcacttcatgggaaatagatggggaaacagtggaaacagtgtcagactttatttttctgggctccaaaatcactgcagatggtgattgcatccatgaaattcaaggacgcttactccttggaaagaaagttatgactaacctagatagcatattcaaaagcagagacattactttgccaacaaaggtctgtctagtcaaggttattgtttttccagtggtcatgtatggatgtgagagctggactgtgaagaaagctgagcgctga